Proteins from one Toxotes jaculatrix isolate fToxJac2 chromosome 13, fToxJac2.pri, whole genome shotgun sequence genomic window:
- the slc52a2 gene encoding solute carrier family 52, riboflavin transporter, member 2, whose amino-acid sequence MFGSWWSSAAVTHGLMALFAMGSWISVNSLWVELPVVVNVLPEEWNLPAYLSVLIAFGNLGPIAVTITHHCAPGRLNERLVIHCIQVLAVVASAFLAVFWSHTVTIAGERRSLPFLLFTFVLSLVCCTSNVTFLPFMFRYPPQYIRTFFIGQGFSALFPCIVALGQGVGKLECKTVNGTVKPEYLKENFPAQNFFWFLFVMLSVSALSFLALTRRQTESQQDAPPQEPDNAGATKNGEETHPLQNGGTPVSEEQVQLGEQSPAQTFWTPHNIYLLALLAVSNALTNGVLPSVQSFSCLPYGTMTYHLSVVLGNIANPLACFLAMFVVLRSSTGLGFLSLAGGVFAAYLMALAALSPCPPLLGNPAGVALVVISWIIFTGLFSYLKVVIGTLLHEAGHSALLWCGISIQAGSLIGALTMFPLVNIYDVFARAQECVDNCS is encoded by the exons ATGTTCGGCAGCTGGTGGAGCAGCGCCGCGGTGACTCACGGGCTGATGGCTCTGTTTGCCATGGGCTCCTGGATTTCCGTCAACAGCCTGTGGGTCGAGCTCCCGGTGGTCGTCAACGTGCTGCCCGAAG AGTGGAACCTTCCTGCTTACCTCTCAGTGCTGATAGCGTTTGGGAACCTGGGTCCAATAGCAGTGACCATCACACACCACTGTGCTCCGGGACGTTTAAACGAACGCCTGGTCATCCACTGCATCCAGGTGCTGGCAGTGGTGGCGTCTGCTTTTCTCGCCGTCTTCTggtcacacactgtcacaatagcaggagagaggaggtcaCTACCCTTTCTGCTCTTCACCTTTGTGTTATCTCTGGTTTGCTGTACGTCCAATGTCACCTTTCTGCCTTTCATGTTTCGTTACCCCCCTCAGTATATTCGTACTTTCTTCATTGGTCAGGGCTTTAGTGCCTTGTTCCCTTGTATTGTGGCCTTAGGGCAGGGTGTTGGCAAGCTGGAGTGTAAAACTGTGAATGGCACAGTAAAGCCAGAGTATTTAAAAGAGAACTTTCCTGCCCAGAACTTCTTCTGGTTCTTGTTTGTTATGCTGTCAGTCTCAGCTCTAAGCTTCCTGGCTTTGACAcgaagacagacagagtcacAGCAAGACGCACCACCACAGGAGCCTGACAATGCAGGGGCAACAAAGAACGGAGAGGAGACTCACCCTCTACAGAACGGAGGGACGCCGGTGTCTGAGGAGCAGGTGCAGCTGGGGGAACAGTCACCTGCTCAGACATTCTGGACGCCACACAACATCTACCTGCTGGCACTGCTGGCGGTCTCCAACGCCCTCACCAACGGGGTCCTACcttctgtgcagagtttctCCTGTCTGCCCTACGGCACCATGACCTATCACCTCTCCGTGGTCCTTGGCAACATAGCAAACCCCCTGGCCTGCTTTCTGGCCATGTTTGTTGTCCTCAG GTCCTCCACAGGTCTGGGGTTCTTGTCTTTAGCAGGGGGAGTGTTTGCTGCATATCTCATGGCATTAGCAGCGCTTAGCCCCTGTCCACCACTCCTGGGAAACCCAGCTGGTGTGGCTTTAGTG GTCATCTCCTGGATTATCTTCACTGGCCTCTTCTCATATCTGAAGGTGGTGATTGGGACTTTGCTTCATGAGGCAGGTCACTCTGCCCTGCTGTGGTGCGGCATCTCTATCCAGGCCGGCTCCCTTATCGGAGCCCTCACCATGTTCCCCCTGGTCAACATCTATGACGTGTTTGCCCGAGCTCAGGAGTGTGTGGACAACTGCAGTTAG